One Watersipora subatra chromosome 4, tzWatSuba1.1, whole genome shotgun sequence genomic window carries:
- the LOC137395004 gene encoding UPAR/Ly6 domain-containing protein crok-like, which produces MLNSGLIVLLVLSITSTCLAIQCYQCDSDFDENCRPDKPFDDKINALVDCLSDEANVPGTYCVKKEYRSPGWWGWHKVTRRCGSSTGLGSTSTCFWGRLEDRGVYVRECNCNTEGCNSAPTPAANIFITCAFLLYTLLFNMH; this is translated from the exons ATGCTCAATTCAGGTTTAATAGTCTTACTGGTTTTGTCcattacatctacat GTTTAGCCATACAGTGCTATCAGTGTGATAGCGATTTTGATGAGAACTGCCGACCAGACAAGCCCTTTGATGACAAGATAAATGCACTAGTCGACTGTCTTAGCGATGAAGCTAACGTTCCTGGCACCTATTGCGTGAAAAAGGAATATAGAAGTCCTGGAT GGTGGGGATGGCACAAAGTTACTCGAAGATGCGGTTCCTCTACAGGTTTGG GCAGTACAAGCACATGTTTCTGGGGAAGGCTTGAAGACCGAGGAGTTTATGTGAGAGAATGCAATTGTAATACAGAAGGCTGTAATTCTGCTCCTACACCAGCagctaatatatttataacGTGCGCATTCCTTCTATACACACTGCTTTTCAATATGCATTGA